From Coffea arabica cultivar ET-39 chromosome 10e, Coffea Arabica ET-39 HiFi, whole genome shotgun sequence, one genomic window encodes:
- the LOC140015386 gene encoding zinc finger protein ZAT10-like, translating into MALEALNSPTTPTPSFPFDNPSLRHLTEPWAKGKRSKRPRSLDHPQPTEEEYLALCLIMLARGGKVNFSLPSSFPSSSSSSTAAAAAPKPSLPPHVATSSDVPKLLYKCSVCNKAFGSYQALGGHKASHRKLPSGGGDDQPSTSTTTVTTTSTSGVGAGGSGRTHECSICHKCFPSGQALGGHKRCHYEGTIGGGHSGLTSSEGVGSTNTNSHRDFDLNLPALPEFWSTEDEVESPHPAKKSRFNLPIKVENIKY; encoded by the coding sequence ATGGCTCTGGAAGCATTGAACTCTCCCACTACACCGACTCCTTCCTTCCCCTTCGACAACCCAAGCCTCCGCCATCTAACGGAGCCATGGGCCAAGGGAAAAAGATCAAAACGACCGCGTAGCCTTGACCATCCACAGCCCACTGAGGAAGAGTATCTAGCTCTCTGCCTAATTATGCTCGCTCGCGGTGGCAAAGTAAACTTCAGCCTCCCTTCTTCCTTTccctcttcttcctcctcctccacgGCTGCAGCAGCGGCGCCAAAGCCCTCTTTGCCGCCTCATGTTGCGACTTCCTCGGATGTTCCTAAGCTCTTGTACAAGTGTTCGGTTTGTAACAAGGCTTTTGGGTCGTACCAAGCTCTAGGTGGGCACAAAGCTAGTCATAGGAAGCTTCCTAGCGGTGGCGGCGATGACCAGCCGTCCACCTCCACCACTACGGTGACTACTACTAGTACTAGCGGCGTCGGCGCTGGCGGTAGCGGGAGGACTCATGAGTGCTCTATTTGTCATAAGTGCTTCCCTTCCGGACAGGCTCTGGGTGGCCACAAGCGGTGCCACTATGAAGGCACAATTGGCGGCGGACACAGCGGACTTACTTCATCTGAAGGGGTGGGGTCAACTAATACCAACAGCCACCGGGACTTTGACTTGAACTTGCCTGCGTTGCCGGAGTTTTGGTCCACTGAAGATGAGGTCGAGAGCCCTCATCCCGCAAAAAAATCTCGCTTCAATTTGCCAATTAAAGTGGAGAACATTAAATACTAG